In one Vibrio sp. CB1-14 genomic region, the following are encoded:
- a CDS encoding GntR family transcriptional regulator, giving the protein MARLPMYRRIADAIREKISLGEYKVGEALPTEAQLREEFSVSRVTVRQAIKLLVENQELESIQGSGTYVKENRVNYDIYQQTSFAEKWAHLNGVTHSDVLAFEIQAASITMAEHLEIQEGERVFYIKRVRFLDDNPITVEETWMPISMFPDLTYQVMQGSKYEFIEKQKGLVIDRSEQEIIPVLPPEEVAELLHIDPAQPIIEKRTRGLLRGDIVFEYSRNYFKSSEYKFTLVAKRH; this is encoded by the coding sequence ATGGCGAGATTGCCGATGTATCGAAGAATCGCTGATGCGATTCGGGAAAAGATCAGTTTAGGGGAGTATAAAGTGGGCGAAGCATTGCCAACTGAAGCTCAGCTCCGTGAAGAGTTCTCGGTAAGTCGTGTTACGGTGCGACAGGCAATTAAGTTACTAGTAGAAAACCAAGAGCTTGAGAGTATTCAAGGTAGCGGTACTTATGTGAAAGAGAATCGTGTTAATTACGATATCTACCAACAGACTAGCTTTGCAGAGAAGTGGGCGCACCTTAATGGTGTTACTCACAGCGACGTGCTGGCATTTGAGATCCAAGCGGCCTCTATAACGATGGCTGAACATCTAGAGATTCAAGAAGGTGAGCGGGTTTTCTATATCAAGCGTGTGCGCTTTCTTGATGATAACCCCATCACCGTGGAAGAGACTTGGATGCCGATCAGCATGTTCCCGGATCTCACCTATCAGGTGATGCAAGGCTCTAAGTATGAGTTTATCGAGAAGCAGAAAGGTCTCGTAATTGACCGCAGTGAGCAGGAGATCATTCCTGTACTGCCTCCTGAAGAAGTCGCGGAACTATTACACATAGACCCAGCTCAGCCTATCATCGAGAAACGGACCCGCGGATTATTGAGAGGGGACATTGTATTCGAATATAGCCGAAACTATTTTAAATCAAGCGAATACAAGTTTACCTTGGTGGCCAAGCGACATTGA